In Chromatiaceae bacterium, the DNA window CTGGCGCGGCGGTCGCGGCATCCTGGAGAACATCATCCCATCCTCCACCGGTGCCGCCAAGGCGGTCGGCGTGGTGCTGCCCGAGCTGAATAAGAAGCTGACCGGCATGGCCTTTCGCGTCCCGACCTCCGATGTCTCCGTGGTCGATCTCACCGTCGAGCTGAACAAGGAAGCCGATTACGCCGACATCTGCAAGGCGATGAAAGACGCCTCCGAGTCGGGTGACCTGGCCGGCGTCCTGGCTTATACCGACGAGAAGGTCGTCTCCACCGACTTCCGTGGCCGATCCACCCCCTCGATCTTCGACTCCGAGGCCGGCATCGCCCTCGACAAGACCTTCGTCAAGGTCGTTGCCTGGTACGACAACGAATACGGTTATACCTGCAACATGCTGCGCATGGTCGAGCACGTCGCCCAGTAGGCGTCGGGATACCGGCGAGCGGCGGCACGGATGCCGCCCGCCTGACCGGCGGTTCCAAGTGCGGATCAGACCCCTGGCCGTACCCAGACCAGAGTCATTCGGAAAGCCAGGCCCGTTTTCCCAAGAGCTTTAGTCGACCATAACCAAGACACGGGGAGCAGTTTCATGTCATTCATCAAGTTGACCGATCTCGATCTGTCCGGCAAGCGGGTGCTGATCCGTGCCGACCTCAATGTCCCCGTCAAGGAGGGCAAGGTGACCTCGGACGCGCGCATCACCGCCTCCATGCCGACCATGGAGCATTGCCTCAAGGCCGGGGCCAAGGTGATGGTCACCTCCCATCTGGGGCGCCCGACCGAGGGGGAATGGACCCCCGAGGTGTCCCTGCAACCGGTGGCGGACAACATTGCCGCGCGCCTGGGCAAGCCGGTACGCTTGATTCGGGACTGGGTGGACGGTGGCTTCGAGGTCGCCCCCGGTGAGTTGGTGGTGCTGGAAAACTGCCGCGTTAACAAGGGCGAGAAGAAGAACCTCGAGGAGACGGCCCGCAAGTACGCCGCCCTGTGCGATGTCTTCGTTATGGATGCCTTCGGCACCGCCCATCGCGCCGAGGCCTCGACCACCGGCGTCGGCGATTACGCCCCCGTGGCCTGTGCCGGTCTGCTGCTGGCGGAAGAACTGGACGCCTTGGGCAAGGCCCTGGCCAACCCGGCTCGGCCCATGGTCGCCATCGTGGGCGGTTCCAAGGTCTCCACCAAGCTCACGGTGCTGGAGGCCCTGTCCCAGAAGGTCGATCAGCTCGTGGTCGGTGGCGGCATCGCCAATACCTTCCTCAAGGCCGCTGGCTTTCCGGTCGGCAAGTCGCTGTGCGAGGACGACCTGGTCGAGACCGCCAAGGACCTGATGGGCAAGATGACCGCCCGCAACGCCACCATCCCCATCGCCGTGGACGTGGTGTGCGGCAAGCAGTTCGCCGAGAACGAGCCCGCTGTCCTCAAGAAGCCCGCCGAAGTGACCGAAGACGACATGATCTTCGACATCGGCCCCGAGTCCGCCCGGCAACTGGCGGACATCATCGCCAAGGCCGGCACCATCATCTGGAACGGCCCGGTCGGCGTCTTCGAGTTTGACCAGTTTGGCGCCGGCACCAAAACCCTGGCCATGGCCATCGCCGAGGCCCCAGGCTTCTCCCTGGCGGGGGGTGGCGACACCATCGCCGCCATCCAGAAGTACGATATCTATGACCGGGTGTCCTACATCTCCACCGCCGGTGGGGCCTTCCTGGAATTCCTGGAGGGCAAGACCCTGCCGGCCGTGGCCATGCTCGAAGCACGGGCCAAGGGCTGAGGTCGGTTCGCCCACGGGTGGCGCCCGCCGCCGCCCGTCACCCCTCCATCGCCGAGTCCGGAACTGAATCTGCCGTCCCATGCCCCCCAGACGCACCAAGATCGTCGCCACCCTCGGACCCGCCACGGATGGCGAGGGTTCCCTAGACCGGCTCGTCGCCGCCGGTATCGATGTGGCCCGCCTCAACTTGTCCCATGACTCCCACGAGCGCCACCGGGAGCGCGCCCACCGGCTGCGGGCCAGCGCCCACGCCCTAGGCCGCGACGTGGCGGTGCTGGTTGACCTCCAGGGCCCCAAGATCCGCATCGGCCGTTTCGCTACCGGCGCCATCCGGCTTGCGGATGGCGATCGCTTCAATATCGACGCCAACTGCCCCCTGGACGGGGGTGATGCCCACCGGGTCGGTACCACCTACCGCGCCTTGGCCGATGATGTGGCGCGGGGTGACAGCCTCATCCTTGACGACGGGGCCATTGAGCTCTGGGTGGAGGAGGTGGCGGGCGGGGCGATTCGCTGCAAGGTGGTGATGGGCGGGGTCCTGTCGGATAACAAAGGCATCAACAAGCGCGGCGGTGGTCTCTCCGCTCCGGCCCTGACTGATAAGGACGTCCGCGACATCCGCTTCGCCGCCGAGATTCAGGCCGATTATCTGGCGATATCCTTCGTGCGCGGTCCCGAGGATGTGCGCCAGGCCCGCGCCATCTTTGCCGAGGCCGGCGGCGAGGGCGGTATCGTCGCCAAGATCGAGCGTGCCGAGGCCCTGGCGGTCATTGATGACATCATCCTCGCCGCTGATGCCATCATGATCGCCCGCGGCGACCTGGGGGTTGAGATCGGCGATGCCGAACTCCCCTCGGTTCAGAAGGATCTGGTGCATCGGGCCCGCTCTCTGAATAGCCTGGTCATCACCGCCACCCAGATGATGCAGTCCATGATCGAGCACCCGGTGCCGACCCGGGCCGAGGTCTTCGATGTGGCCAATGCCGTTCTGGACGGTACGGATGCGGTCATGCTCTCCGCCGAGACTTCGGTGGGGGCCTACCCCATCAAGACCGTGGAGGCCATGCATCGCGTCTGCCTGGAAGCGGAGAAGAACGCCCTCGTCACCCGCTCCCATCACCGCCTGGACTCGGTCTTTGGCCGCGTGGACGAGGCCATCGCCATGGCCGCCATGTACACCGCCAACCACTTGGGGGTGAAGGCCATCGCCGCCCTCACCGAGAGCGGCGCCACCGTCAAGTGGATGTCGCGCATCAGTTCCGGCATCCCCATCTATGCCCTCACCCGGCACACGCCTACCCGCCGTCAGGTCACCCTGATGCGGGGCGTCTATCCGGTCAGTTTCGACGTCGCCCATACCGATATACACGCCGTCAACAACGAGGTCATCGAGGAACTGCTCCGCGCCGGCACGGTCCGCGATGGCGATCTGGTCATCATTACCAAGGGCGACCGCCGCGGCGTTGAAGGCCAGACCAATGTCCTCAAGATCATGCGCGTGGGCGAGCATGCCCAGCTGGCCCACGACTGAACCCCGAACCCACTTCAACCGTCAACCCATTCACCGAAACGAGGAGACAAGACATGGCCCTGATTTCCCTGCGTCAGATGCTGGACCACGCCGCCGAGCATGGCTACGGCGTACCCGCCTTCAACGTCAACAACCTGGAGCAGATGCGCGCCATCATGGAAGCTGCCGAGCAGACCGATTCCCCGGTCATCGTGCAGGCCTCCGCCGGCGCCCGTAAATACGCCGGCGCCCCCTTCCTGCGCCACCTCATCCTCGCCGCCATCGAGGAGTTCCCCCAGATCCCGGTGTGCATGCACCAGGATCATGGCACCTCCATGCCCGTCTGCCAGCGCTCCATCCAGCTCGGCTTCTCTTCTGTCATGATGGATGGCTCCCTGGGCGTCGATGGCAAGACCCCGACCTCCTATGAATACAATGTGGCCATCACCAAGCAGGTGGTCGAGATCGCCCATGCCTGTGGCGTCTCCGTCGAGGGCGAACTGGGCTGTCTGGGCTCGCTCGAAACCGGCCAGGCTGGCGAGGAAGATGGCATTGGCGCCGAGGGTACCCTGGATCACAGCCAGCTCCTGACGGACCCCGAGGAGGCCGCCGACTTCGTCAAGAAGACCGGCGTTGACGCCCTGGCCATCGCCATCGGTACCTCCCATGGCGCCTACAAGTTCACCCGGCCGCCCACGGGCGACATCCTCGCCATCCAGCGCATCAAGGACATCAACGCCCGCATCCCCAACACCCACCTGGTCATGCACGGTTCCTCGTCCGTGCCCCAGGAGTGGCTGGCCATCATCAACGAATATGGCGGCAACATGGGCGAGACCTATGGCGTCCCCGTCGAGGAGATCGCCGAGGGCATCAAGAACGGCGTTCGCAAGGTCAACATCGACACCGACCTGCGCATGGCTTCCACCGGTGCCATCCGCAAGTTCCTGGCCGAGAACACCAAGGAGTTTGATCCCCGCAAGTACTTCATCGCCGCCACCAAGGCCATGAAGGGCATTTGCGTGGCCCGTTACGAGGCTTTTGGCACCGCCGGCAACGCCAGCAAGATCGTCGCCGGGGGCGTCATGTCCCTGGATCGCATGACTGAGCGCTATTTGAAGGGCGAACTGGATCCGCAGGTGAGGTAAGACCGGGTCGGGGGTACTGACCTACGCTAGCCCCGCGCTTGCGAGGGGCGGTGTATGTCCAGGTCGAAAACCAGAGGGCGCCTACGGGCGCCCTCTGACGTTTCCGGCGCACCTGGGTGATGAAGCCAGGATCGACGATCGCGGCGTTGACCTGCTGCCAGAAGATGCGCCGCTTCGGCTTTTGCGGTTGACCCGGCGCTGGGAGGATGCTGAAGGGTTACCGCGGAGCTAGCCAGAGCCCATCAAGCCGGCACCGGGCGGGAGCCGGGGCGGAGGCGTCGCCACCAGTTGCCGTTGGGAAGTACGACCGCCATCACCAGGCCCAGCACCAGGACCTGATACCAGAGACTCCCGAGCCACTCCGGCGTCGCCCCGGTTTCGTACCAATTGGTCGCCACCCGCTGGAGATTGAAGAAGCTGATGTAGGTCAGGAAGGCGACGAAGAGGCGCCAGGTATTGCGCTGGCGCGGAGATCGGGCGGTCAGGGGGACCGCGAGCAGGGTGAGGGTCAGGACCGCCAGAGGGCTCGACAACCGGTATTGGAGTTCGGCCTTGTCCCGGAGGTTGTCGGAGCCCAGCAGGCTCGCGGTCGCGAAGGTGGCCCGCTTCTGGCTTTGGACATCCTCCGTCTGCCGCTGTTTGAGGCGCAGGCTGTAACGGTCAAACTCGCCAATGGCATAGTTCGCGGTGCCCGGCTTGCCGTCGTAGCGGCGGCCATCGATCAGGGTGATGAACTGCTGCCCGGTCTCCTCGTCCTGGCGCAGCATGCCCTCGCCGCTCAGGACGATCTTGATGACCTCTTCCCGCTGGTCGTGGATGAAGATATTGCGCAGGTGGCTACCATCCTGAATATCATCCACGAAGAGGGTGATCTGGCCATTATCGTGCTGGTAGAAACGGCCCGGCCTGATCCCAAAGAGCTGTTGCGCCTCATCCTGCTGGCTGGTGCGCATCTGCATGAGTTCGGTCACCACCAGGGGACGCACGGAGAGGGTTAGCCAGCCGGCGGCGAGGGCGACCGGGATGGCGGCATAGAAGAGGGCCCGGTAAGTCCGGATCGGTCCAATGCCACAGGCGGCGAAGGCAATGAGTTCGCTATGCTGGGCCATGCGGCCCAGGGTCATGAGGACGGCGGCAAAGAAGACGGGCGGCAGCAGGCTGGGCAAATCGCTGGCGATACGTAGACCCATGAAGCGCAGCACGATGTCCGAGCCCAGGGCCCCGGCGTTGATATCCTCCAGCGCCCGCAGCATGAGGAGGCTGAGCACGATCAGCAGAACGGTGCCCAGGACGGCCAGAAAGACCTTCATCACCTCTTTGAGCAGGTAGCGGTCGAGGACGGCAAGCATGGCGGTCAAGCGGACTCGGCGTTGGATTTAGGGTGCATGGCCAGCCCCTTAGGTGCGCAAGAGGTTGGCCAGGGTCTCGGCCGCCACGGGCTGCACCAGCACGGCGTGGAGCGGGAAGCGCTCCGCCAGCTTGTCCACATAGATGCGTTGGGAATTTTCGACCAGCACGATCATGCGGGCTGCCGGGGCGTATTTTTGCAGGCTGGCCAGCAGGACATCCAGATTGCTCAGATTGGCTCCGGCATAATTGCTGCCAAAACCATGAAAGAATTCGGCAACCACCCATTGGGGGGAATCGGTCTTGAGGGCCTGGATCGCCTTACGCAGAGAGGGCAGCCGGCGTTCTTCGATGCCCAGTTGGCGGTACAGGGCCGAGAAGTTGGGATGACCTGGGGATTCCACCACCGAAAATAGGAGCGCCGCCGTCATTGTCGCGTCCCTTCCTTAATCCTTACCGTCGTCACGCCGCACGACCTCAACCTGGACCTTGGCT includes these proteins:
- a CDS encoding phosphoglycerate kinase; translated protein: MSFIKLTDLDLSGKRVLIRADLNVPVKEGKVTSDARITASMPTMEHCLKAGAKVMVTSHLGRPTEGEWTPEVSLQPVADNIAARLGKPVRLIRDWVDGGFEVAPGELVVLENCRVNKGEKKNLEETARKYAALCDVFVMDAFGTAHRAEASTTGVGDYAPVACAGLLLAEELDALGKALANPARPMVAIVGGSKVSTKLTVLEALSQKVDQLVVGGGIANTFLKAAGFPVGKSLCEDDLVETAKDLMGKMTARNATIPIAVDVVCGKQFAENEPAVLKKPAEVTEDDMIFDIGPESARQLADIIAKAGTIIWNGPVGVFEFDQFGAGTKTLAMAIAEAPGFSLAGGGDTIAAIQKYDIYDRVSYISTAGGAFLEFLEGKTLPAVAMLEARAKG
- the pyk gene encoding pyruvate kinase — its product is MPPRRTKIVATLGPATDGEGSLDRLVAAGIDVARLNLSHDSHERHRERAHRLRASAHALGRDVAVLVDLQGPKIRIGRFATGAIRLADGDRFNIDANCPLDGGDAHRVGTTYRALADDVARGDSLILDDGAIELWVEEVAGGAIRCKVVMGGVLSDNKGINKRGGGLSAPALTDKDVRDIRFAAEIQADYLAISFVRGPEDVRQARAIFAEAGGEGGIVAKIERAEALAVIDDIILAADAIMIARGDLGVEIGDAELPSVQKDLVHRARSLNSLVITATQMMQSMIEHPVPTRAEVFDVANAVLDGTDAVMLSAETSVGAYPIKTVEAMHRVCLEAEKNALVTRSHHRLDSVFGRVDEAIAMAAMYTANHLGVKAIAALTESGATVKWMSRISSGIPIYALTRHTPTRRQVTLMRGVYPVSFDVAHTDIHAVNNEVIEELLRAGTVRDGDLVIITKGDRRGVEGQTNVLKIMRVGEHAQLAHD
- a CDS encoding fructose-bisphosphate aldolase class II, with the translated sequence MALISLRQMLDHAAEHGYGVPAFNVNNLEQMRAIMEAAEQTDSPVIVQASAGARKYAGAPFLRHLILAAIEEFPQIPVCMHQDHGTSMPVCQRSIQLGFSSVMMDGSLGVDGKTPTSYEYNVAITKQVVEIAHACGVSVEGELGCLGSLETGQAGEEDGIGAEGTLDHSQLLTDPEEAADFVKKTGVDALAIAIGTSHGAYKFTRPPTGDILAIQRIKDINARIPNTHLVMHGSSSVPQEWLAIINEYGGNMGETYGVPVEEIAEGIKNGVRKVNIDTDLRMASTGAIRKFLAENTKEFDPRKYFIAATKAMKGICVARYEAFGTAGNASKIVAGGVMSLDRMTERYLKGELDPQVR
- the lptF gene encoding LPS export ABC transporter permease LptF yields the protein MTAMLAVLDRYLLKEVMKVFLAVLGTVLLIVLSLLMLRALEDINAGALGSDIVLRFMGLRIASDLPSLLPPVFFAAVLMTLGRMAQHSELIAFAACGIGPIRTYRALFYAAIPVALAAGWLTLSVRPLVVTELMQMRTSQQDEAQQLFGIRPGRFYQHDNGQITLFVDDIQDGSHLRNIFIHDQREEVIKIVLSGEGMLRQDEETGQQFITLIDGRRYDGKPGTANYAIGEFDRYSLRLKQRQTEDVQSQKRATFATASLLGSDNLRDKAELQYRLSSPLAVLTLTLLAVPLTARSPRQRNTWRLFVAFLTYISFFNLQRVATNWYETGATPEWLGSLWYQVLVLGLVMAVVLPNGNWWRRLRPGSRPVPA